The Streptomyces avermitilis MA-4680 = NBRC 14893 genome contains a region encoding:
- a CDS encoding IclR family transcriptional regulator — MSAGETGGGAQVKSAVRTVELLEYFAGRPGMHSLAAVQEAVGYPKSSLYMLLRTLVELGWVETDATGTRYGIGVRALLVGTSYIDGDEVVAAARPTLDRLSDDTTETIHLARLDGTNVVYLATRQSQHYLRPFTRVGRRLPAHSTSLGKALLATHTDEQVRKMLPETLPALTEHTITDREKLIEELRQVRDQGFAVDREENTLGLRCFGVAIPYRTPARDAISCSVPVARLTPAHEQMVKDALFDARDRLTLATRRL, encoded by the coding sequence ATGTCGGCAGGCGAGACGGGCGGCGGGGCGCAGGTCAAGTCCGCGGTACGGACGGTTGAGTTGCTCGAGTACTTCGCCGGACGCCCCGGCATGCACTCCCTGGCCGCCGTGCAGGAGGCGGTGGGCTACCCCAAGTCGAGCCTGTACATGCTGCTGCGCACGCTCGTGGAGCTGGGCTGGGTGGAGACGGACGCGACGGGCACGCGGTACGGCATCGGCGTACGGGCGCTGCTGGTCGGCACGTCGTACATCGACGGCGACGAGGTCGTCGCGGCGGCGCGTCCGACGCTGGACCGCCTCTCCGACGACACGACGGAGACGATCCACCTGGCGCGCCTGGACGGCACGAACGTCGTCTACCTGGCCACGCGCCAGTCGCAGCACTATCTGCGCCCGTTCACCCGGGTGGGCCGCCGCCTGCCCGCGCACTCCACCTCGCTCGGCAAGGCGCTGCTGGCCACGCACACCGACGAGCAGGTCCGCAAGATGCTCCCGGAGACGCTCCCGGCCCTCACCGAGCACACGATCACGGACCGCGAGAAGCTCATCGAGGAGCTGCGCCAGGTCCGCGACCAGGGCTTCGCGGTGGACCGCGAGGAGAACACGCTGGGCCTGCGCTGCTTCGGCGTGGCGATCCCGTACCGCACCCCGGCCCGCGACGCGATCAGCTGCTCGGTGCCGGTGGCGCGGCTGACCCCGGCGCACGAGCAGATGGTGAAGGACGCGCTGTTCGACGCGCGGGACCGGCTGACACTGGCGACGCGCAGGCTGTGA
- a CDS encoding aldehyde dehydrogenase (NADP(+)), whose translation MAAAPVWSVDPRTGKQREQVAVEATAQEVDQVVRAAHAARPSLADRTVRAAFLRTAADQLEAAKDQLVEAADAETALGPVRLTGELARTCYQLRAFADIVDEGAFLDIVINHPDDTATPPIPDLRRYKVPLGVVAVYAASNFPFAFSVPGGDTASALAAGCPVVVKAHPDHPGLSELVASVLRRAAAEHGIPAGVLGLLHGFEAGVELVKHPLVAAAGFTGSVRGGRALFDAAAARPTPIPFHGELGSLNPVVITEAAAAERAEAIGAGLAGSMTLGVGQFCVKPGLVLAPAGAAGDRLVKSLTDAVSDTDAGVLLDHRMRDNFIAGVAERAGLPGVEAPVTPGSGGEHSVSPGFLTVPAEKLAAPGAHDLLLEECFGPLTVVVRYEDDAEAGAVLSRLPGNLTATVHLSEEESAGEGRGAEILAELTPLAGRVLVNGWPTGVAVAPAQHHGGPYPATTSTSTSVGGTAIERWLRPVAYQGVPEALLPVELRDGNQLGLPRRIDGRPER comes from the coding sequence GTGGCAGCAGCACCAGTCTGGAGTGTCGACCCCCGAACCGGGAAGCAGCGTGAACAGGTTGCGGTGGAGGCCACGGCCCAGGAGGTGGACCAGGTGGTCCGCGCCGCACACGCCGCGCGCCCGTCCCTCGCCGACCGCACCGTCCGCGCCGCGTTCCTGCGCACCGCCGCGGACCAGCTGGAGGCCGCCAAGGACCAGCTCGTCGAGGCCGCCGACGCGGAGACCGCGCTCGGCCCGGTCCGGCTCACCGGTGAACTCGCCCGCACCTGCTACCAGCTGCGCGCGTTCGCGGACATCGTCGACGAGGGCGCCTTCCTCGACATCGTGATCAACCACCCGGACGACACCGCGACCCCGCCGATCCCCGACCTGCGCCGCTACAAGGTGCCGCTCGGCGTCGTCGCCGTCTACGCCGCCTCCAACTTCCCCTTCGCCTTCTCGGTCCCCGGCGGCGACACGGCGAGCGCGCTCGCGGCCGGCTGCCCGGTCGTCGTCAAGGCCCACCCCGACCACCCGGGGCTGTCCGAGCTGGTCGCGTCCGTCCTGCGCCGGGCCGCCGCCGAGCACGGCATCCCGGCCGGTGTCCTCGGCCTCCTGCACGGCTTCGAGGCGGGCGTCGAGCTGGTCAAGCACCCGCTGGTCGCCGCGGCCGGCTTCACCGGTTCCGTACGCGGCGGCCGGGCCCTCTTCGACGCGGCGGCGGCGCGCCCCACGCCGATCCCCTTCCACGGCGAGCTCGGCTCCCTGAACCCGGTGGTGATCACCGAGGCGGCGGCGGCCGAGCGGGCCGAGGCGATCGGCGCGGGGCTCGCGGGTTCGATGACGCTGGGCGTCGGCCAGTTCTGCGTCAAGCCGGGCCTGGTCCTCGCGCCCGCGGGAGCGGCGGGCGACCGCCTGGTGAAGTCCCTCACGGACGCCGTCAGCGACACCGACGCCGGGGTCCTCCTGGACCACCGCATGCGCGACAACTTCATCGCCGGTGTCGCCGAGCGCGCCGGACTCCCCGGCGTGGAGGCCCCCGTGACGCCGGGCTCGGGCGGCGAGCACTCGGTGAGCCCGGGCTTCCTGACGGTGCCGGCCGAGAAGCTGGCGGCACCGGGCGCGCACGACCTGCTCCTGGAGGAGTGCTTCGGTCCGCTGACGGTCGTCGTCCGCTACGAGGACGACGCCGAGGCGGGCGCGGTGCTGTCCCGGCTGCCGGGCAACCTCACGGCGACGGTCCATCTCTCCGAAGAGGAGTCGGCGGGCGAGGGCCGCGGCGCGGAGATCCTGGCGGAACTGACGCCGCTCGCGGGGCGCGTGCTGGTCAACGGCTGGCCGACGGGGGTCGCGGTGGCCCCGGCCCAGCACCACGGCGGTCCGTACCCGGCGACGACGTCCACGTCGACTTCGGTGGGCGGGACGGCGATCGAGCGGTGGCTGCGGCCGGTGGCGTACCAGGGGGTGCCGGAGGCGCTGCTGCCGGTGGAGCTCCGCGACGGGAATCAGCTGGGGTTGCCGCGACGCATTGACGGCCGTCCGGAACGCTGA
- a CDS encoding DUF1349 domain-containing protein, which yields MDVELPELPFPLRTYGPDGNWSYEDGVLTGWAGARQDRFVPPTGEALDPAADAPRLLGAPEGDFQLIARVTVGFAASFDAGVLYVHVGERAWAKLCLEYSPDVPTVCTVVTRGHSDDANSFTVEGSSVWLRISRTGRAFAFHASRDGEHWTFVRLFTLADEGPASAALVGFMAQSPVGEGCVVTFDHLAYRDSWPQGLRDGS from the coding sequence ATGGACGTGGAACTTCCCGAACTCCCTTTCCCCCTGCGCACTTACGGGCCGGACGGTAACTGGTCCTACGAGGACGGTGTGCTCACCGGCTGGGCGGGCGCACGTCAGGACCGTTTCGTGCCGCCCACCGGTGAGGCACTCGACCCCGCCGCCGACGCGCCCCGGCTGCTGGGGGCGCCGGAGGGCGACTTCCAGCTGATCGCCCGGGTCACGGTGGGCTTCGCCGCCTCCTTCGACGCGGGAGTGCTCTACGTGCACGTGGGCGAGCGGGCCTGGGCGAAGCTCTGCCTGGAGTACTCCCCGGACGTGCCCACGGTCTGCACGGTCGTCACCCGTGGACACTCCGACGACGCGAACTCCTTCACCGTGGAGGGCAGTTCGGTCTGGCTGCGGATCAGCCGCACGGGCCGGGCCTTCGCCTTCCACGCCTCCCGCGACGGCGAGCACTGGACGTTCGTCCGCCTCTTCACGCTCGCCGACGAGGGACCGGCCTCGGCGGCACTGGTCGGCTTCATGGCGCAGTCCCCGGTCGGCGAGGGCTGCGTGGTCACCTTCGACCACCTCGCCTACCGGGACTCCTGGCCGCAGGGGCTAAGAGACGGCAGCTGA
- a CDS encoding MFS transporter, with the protein MEGMATNPTTETPPTDPRLTSATSELEHHTSPSLTLAAALLGFALITLDASVVNVALPSIGSAFGGGMSGLQWVVDAYTLAFAALMLSTGAFADRAGASRAYGIGIAVFTLASAACGLAPGLPVLIGARVAQGVAAAVVLPASLALVRQAYPDAARRARAVALWAAGGSVAVALGPVAGGALTTAWDWRGIFFINLPLGALALVLLLRAPRSERRPAPLDLPGQLTAVVALTALTFAVIEGGAGGLIALAVAVTAAVLFVRIEARQAYPVVPLGLFRSRTVSVAVAAGAACSVAFYGVVFLFSLFFQQAQGRSALSAGLMFLPMTGLIAVTNIAAGKLSGRYGARLPMLLGQSLAAAGLLVLLFVDASTPPALVAVLLVPMALGCALTIPPLTATMMDAVPADRAGLAAGVLNSARQVAGGLAIAAFGSLVSGGFGSGLRVSLALAAALLALTATATFRLRGSAAVS; encoded by the coding sequence ATGGAGGGCATGGCTACGAACCCGACCACGGAAACTCCCCCGACGGACCCCCGACTCACCTCTGCCACAAGCGAGTTGGAGCACCACACCTCTCCCTCGCTCACCCTCGCCGCCGCACTCCTCGGCTTCGCGCTGATCACCCTCGACGCGTCCGTCGTGAACGTGGCCCTTCCGTCGATCGGCTCGGCGTTCGGGGGCGGGATGTCCGGGCTCCAGTGGGTCGTGGACGCGTACACCCTCGCCTTCGCGGCGCTGATGCTGTCCACCGGAGCGTTCGCGGACCGGGCCGGGGCGAGCCGGGCCTACGGGATCGGGATCGCCGTGTTCACCCTGGCCTCGGCGGCGTGCGGGCTCGCGCCCGGCCTGCCGGTGCTGATCGGCGCCCGGGTGGCGCAGGGGGTGGCGGCGGCCGTGGTGCTGCCGGCCTCGCTGGCGCTGGTGCGGCAGGCGTACCCGGACGCGGCACGCCGGGCGCGAGCGGTGGCGCTGTGGGCGGCGGGCGGCTCGGTGGCGGTGGCGCTGGGTCCGGTGGCGGGCGGCGCGCTGACGACGGCGTGGGACTGGCGGGGCATCTTCTTCATCAACCTGCCCCTGGGTGCGCTGGCGCTCGTCCTCCTGCTGCGGGCGCCGCGCTCGGAGCGCCGGCCCGCGCCGTTGGATCTGCCGGGCCAGCTGACGGCGGTCGTGGCGCTCACGGCGCTGACGTTCGCGGTGATCGAGGGCGGCGCCGGGGGGCTGATCGCGCTGGCCGTGGCGGTGACGGCGGCCGTCCTCTTCGTCCGGATCGAGGCCCGGCAGGCGTACCCGGTCGTCCCGCTCGGTCTGTTCCGCAGCCGGACGGTGTCGGTGGCGGTCGCCGCCGGCGCGGCGTGCAGCGTGGCCTTCTACGGGGTGGTGTTCCTGTTCTCGCTCTTCTTCCAGCAGGCGCAGGGGCGGTCCGCGCTGTCCGCGGGGCTGATGTTCCTGCCGATGACGGGGCTGATCGCGGTGACGAACATCGCGGCGGGGAAGCTGTCGGGCCGCTACGGAGCCCGGCTGCCGATGCTGCTGGGGCAGTCGCTGGCGGCAGCGGGCCTGCTGGTCCTGCTGTTCGTCGACGCGTCGACTCCCCCGGCGCTGGTGGCCGTACTGCTCGTCCCGATGGCCCTGGGCTGCGCGCTCACCATCCCGCCGCTGACGGCGACGATGATGGACGCGGTGCCCGCGGACCGGGCGGGGCTGGCGGCCGGCGTCCTCAACTCGGCCCGCCAGGTGGCCGGCGGCCTGGCCATCGCGGCGTTCGGCTCCCTGGTCTCCGGCGGCTTCGGCTCGGGCCTCCGGGTGAGTCTCGCGCTCGCCGCCGCCCTGCTCGCCCTGACCGCGACGGCGACCTTCCGGCTGCGCGGCTCAGCTGCCGTCTCTTAG
- a CDS encoding GlxA family transcriptional regulator — MARSTSPARGVRRIAVVAASPVSMFNLAIPELLFEKVEIDGAPGYEVTICAPEPGPVPTTGGLDLYVRHGLDAVRDADTVLVAGTGLRYTPDPRTVDAVREAAADGKRIASICSGAFALAEAGLLAGRRATTYWGQAEELRKRYPSVDLKGDVLYVQDGPIMTSSGYAAGIDLCLHIIRTDYGAAAANRVARLALVAPVRPGGQTQFTQTPLPPERGTACADTRGWAMRHLDSPLTLTDLARHAGVSVRTLTRRFHAESGVSPLQWLLHQRIERAKELLETTTLPMDQVARASGLGTADSLRGHLVRRTGLTPSAYRTQFSRLGSGPGPGMEQAA; from the coding sequence ATGGCCCGATCCACGTCCCCGGCCCGGGGTGTCCGCCGGATCGCCGTCGTCGCGGCGTCCCCCGTCTCGATGTTCAACCTCGCCATCCCCGAGCTGCTGTTCGAGAAGGTCGAGATCGACGGCGCTCCGGGCTACGAGGTGACCATCTGCGCCCCGGAGCCGGGCCCGGTGCCCACCACCGGCGGCCTCGACCTGTACGTCCGGCACGGGCTCGACGCCGTACGGGACGCGGACACGGTGCTCGTCGCGGGCACCGGGCTGCGCTACACGCCCGACCCGCGCACGGTGGACGCCGTCCGCGAGGCCGCCGCCGACGGCAAGCGGATCGCGTCCATCTGCAGCGGCGCCTTCGCACTCGCCGAGGCGGGGCTGCTCGCGGGCCGCCGGGCCACCACCTACTGGGGACAGGCCGAGGAACTGCGCAAGCGGTACCCGTCCGTCGACCTCAAGGGCGATGTCCTGTACGTGCAGGACGGCCCGATCATGACCTCCTCCGGGTACGCCGCCGGAATCGACCTGTGCCTCCACATCATCCGCACCGACTACGGCGCCGCCGCCGCGAACCGGGTGGCCCGGCTCGCCCTCGTCGCGCCCGTGCGCCCCGGCGGCCAGACCCAGTTCACCCAGACCCCGCTGCCGCCCGAGCGCGGCACCGCCTGCGCCGACACCCGCGGCTGGGCCATGCGTCACCTCGACAGTCCGCTCACGCTCACCGACCTGGCCCGGCACGCGGGCGTCAGCGTGCGTACCCTCACCCGGCGCTTCCACGCGGAGAGCGGGGTCAGCCCCCTTCAGTGGCTGCTCCACCAGCGCATCGAGCGGGCCAAGGAACTCCTGGAGACGACCACGCTCCCGATGGACCAGGTGGCCCGCGCCTCGGGCCTGGGCACCGCCGACTCGCTCCGCGGCCATCTGGTGCGCCGCACGGGACTGACCCCGAGCGCCTACCGCACCCAGTTCAGCCGCCTGGGAAGCGGACCGGGACCGGGAATGGAACAAGCCGCTTGA
- a CDS encoding DsbA family oxidoreductase, whose product MRVEIWSDIACPWCYVGKARFEKALEAFPHRDDVEVVHRSFELDPNRAKGDIQPVLTMLTKKYGMSEAQAQAGEDNLGAQAAAEGLDYRTRDRDHGNTFDMHRLLHFAKEQGRQDELIGLLYRANFAEERSVFDDDERLVELAVAAGLDAEAARTVLADPAAYADEVRADEREAAELGASGVPFFVLDRAYGVSGAQPAEVFAQALKQAWGDRPPLTLIQDSGDAQACGPDGCAVPQG is encoded by the coding sequence ATGCGCGTCGAGATCTGGAGCGACATCGCCTGCCCCTGGTGCTACGTGGGCAAGGCCCGCTTCGAGAAGGCGCTCGAAGCCTTTCCGCACCGCGACGACGTCGAGGTGGTGCACCGCTCCTTCGAGCTCGACCCGAACCGCGCCAAGGGCGACATCCAGCCCGTCCTCACGATGCTGACCAAGAAGTACGGCATGAGCGAGGCGCAGGCCCAGGCCGGCGAGGACAACCTGGGCGCGCAGGCCGCCGCCGAGGGACTGGACTACCGCACCCGGGACCGCGACCACGGCAACACCTTCGACATGCACCGCCTGCTGCACTTCGCCAAGGAGCAGGGCAGGCAGGACGAGCTGATCGGGCTCCTGTACCGGGCGAACTTCGCCGAGGAGCGCTCCGTCTTCGACGACGACGAGCGGCTCGTCGAGCTGGCCGTCGCCGCCGGTCTCGACGCGGAGGCCGCCCGCACGGTCCTCGCCGACCCGGCCGCGTACGCCGACGAGGTCCGCGCCGACGAGCGGGAGGCCGCGGAGCTGGGGGCGAGCGGTGTCCCCTTCTTCGTCCTCGACCGCGCCTACGGTGTCTCCGGCGCCCAGCCCGCAGAGGTCTTCGCCCAGGCCCTGAAGCAGGCGTGGGGGGACCGGCCGCCGCTCACGCTCATCCAGGACAGTGGTGACGCCCAGGCGTGCGGTCCCGACGGCTGCGCCGTGCCGCAGGGCTGA
- a CDS encoding aminotransferase class V-fold PLP-dependent enzyme has protein sequence MDGGFAGPQSGPMETFEPLVRAEFAPKNTYLNTASTGLVPARTVAAMRVAVESAAAGQPTDMFADVEAARASFARLTGVPVRRVAAGASVAVYSGLIAASLPEGAEVLTAEADFSSVVNPFHIRRDLKVRAVPLEGLAESVRPGTALVAVSAAQSADGRVADLPAVRAAARAHGARTYIDASQATGWLQIDADAYDYVSSVAFKWLVCPRGVAFLVVPEDLGGLTPLFAGWVAGQAPWDSCYGPVEELAHSARRFDESPALFSYAGARHSLALIEELGVENVRAHDLALADRFRTGLASLGHEPVPAPHAPIVSVPGLGDRQPALSRAGVEVSDRAGNLRAAFHLYNTPADVDRLLDVLSGLSGRPLA, from the coding sequence ATGGACGGGGGGTTCGCGGGGCCGCAGAGTGGTCCCATGGAGACCTTCGAGCCCCTCGTCCGTGCCGAGTTCGCCCCGAAGAACACCTACCTGAACACCGCGAGCACCGGCCTCGTACCGGCCCGCACAGTGGCGGCCATGCGCGTCGCCGTGGAGTCGGCCGCCGCCGGGCAGCCGACCGACATGTTCGCGGACGTCGAGGCGGCACGCGCCTCCTTCGCCCGGCTGACCGGGGTACCCGTCCGCCGGGTGGCGGCCGGGGCCTCGGTCGCGGTCTACAGCGGGCTGATCGCCGCCTCGCTGCCGGAGGGCGCCGAAGTCCTCACCGCCGAGGCCGACTTCAGCTCCGTCGTGAACCCCTTCCACATCCGCCGCGACCTCAAGGTGCGCGCCGTCCCGCTGGAGGGCCTCGCCGAGTCGGTGCGCCCCGGCACGGCGCTCGTCGCGGTCAGCGCCGCCCAGTCCGCCGACGGCCGGGTCGCCGACCTGCCGGCCGTCCGCGCGGCCGCCCGCGCGCACGGCGCCCGTACGTACATCGACGCATCCCAGGCCACCGGCTGGCTGCAGATCGACGCGGACGCCTACGACTACGTCTCCTCCGTCGCCTTCAAGTGGCTCGTCTGTCCGCGCGGCGTGGCCTTCCTGGTCGTCCCGGAGGACCTCGGCGGCCTCACCCCGCTGTTCGCCGGCTGGGTCGCGGGACAGGCGCCGTGGGACAGCTGTTACGGGCCCGTCGAGGAACTCGCCCACTCCGCACGGCGGTTCGACGAGAGCCCCGCCCTCTTCTCGTACGCGGGCGCCCGCCACTCCCTCGCGCTGATCGAGGAACTGGGCGTGGAGAACGTACGGGCCCATGACCTCGCACTCGCCGACCGCTTCCGTACCGGCCTCGCGTCCCTCGGCCACGAACCGGTCCCCGCACCACACGCGCCGATCGTGTCCGTGCCCGGCCTCGGCGACCGGCAGCCGGCCCTCAGCCGCGCCGGAGTCGAAGTCTCCGACCGCGCGGGCAACCTGAGGGCGGCCTTCCACCTCTACAACACGCCCGCCGACGTCGACCGGCTCCTTGATGTCCTGTCGGGCCTGTCCGGCCGCCCCCTGGCGTAG
- the thpD gene encoding ectoine hydroxylase, whose translation MTTITDLYPSRGAAEVSVPRQDPVLWGTPDTPGPITAADLQSYEHDGFLAVPQLIGDDEVALYHAELERLIHDPAVRADERSIVEPQSQEIRSVFEVHKISEIFAQLVRDERVVGRARQILGSDVYVHQSRINVKPGFGASGFYWHSDFETWHAEDGLPNMRTVSVSIALTENYDTNGGLMIMPGSHKTFLGCAGATPKDNYKKSLQMQDAGTPSDEALTKFADRHGIRLFTGRAGSATWFDCNCLHGSGDNITPFPRSNVFIVFNSVENTAVEPFSAPVRRPEFIGARDFTPVR comes from the coding sequence ATGACCACGATCACCGACCTGTACCCGAGCCGCGGCGCCGCCGAGGTGTCGGTCCCCCGCCAGGACCCGGTCCTGTGGGGCACGCCGGACACACCGGGCCCCATCACGGCGGCCGACCTCCAGTCGTACGAGCACGACGGCTTCCTCGCCGTCCCGCAGCTCATCGGTGATGACGAAGTCGCGCTCTACCACGCCGAGTTGGAACGCCTGATCCACGACCCCGCGGTGCGCGCCGACGAGCGCTCCATCGTGGAACCGCAGTCGCAGGAGATCCGGTCGGTCTTCGAGGTGCACAAGATCAGCGAGATCTTCGCCCAGCTCGTGCGCGACGAGCGCGTGGTGGGGCGGGCACGGCAGATCCTCGGCTCGGACGTGTACGTCCACCAGTCCCGGATCAACGTCAAGCCCGGCTTCGGGGCCAGCGGCTTCTACTGGCACTCGGACTTCGAGACCTGGCACGCCGAGGACGGCCTGCCCAACATGCGCACGGTGTCCGTCTCGATCGCGCTGACCGAGAACTACGACACCAACGGCGGCCTCATGATCATGCCGGGGTCGCACAAGACGTTCCTCGGGTGTGCCGGGGCCACCCCGAAGGACAACTACAAGAAGTCGCTCCAGATGCAGGACGCGGGCACGCCCTCCGACGAGGCGCTGACCAAGTTCGCGGACCGGCACGGCATCCGGCTCTTCACGGGCCGGGCCGGTTCGGCGACCTGGTTCGACTGCAACTGCCTGCACGGCTCCGGGGACAACATCACACCCTTCCCGCGCAGCAATGTGTTCATCGTGTTCAACAGCGTGGAGAACACGGCGGTGGAGCCGTTCTCGGCGCCGGTACGGCGTCCGGAGTTCATCGGGGCGCGGGACTTCACGCCGGTGCGGTGA
- a CDS encoding ectoine synthase translates to MIVRSFKDIEGTDRHVKAASGTWESKRIVLAKEKVGFSLHETVLYAGTETSMWYANHIEAVLCVEGEAELTDDETGEKHWITPGTMYLLDGHERHTMRPKTDFRCVCVFNPPVTGREDHDENGVYPLLTEPEEV, encoded by the coding sequence GTGATAGTCCGTTCGTTCAAGGACATCGAAGGCACCGACCGGCATGTGAAGGCCGCGTCCGGCACCTGGGAGAGCAAGCGCATCGTCCTCGCCAAGGAGAAGGTCGGCTTCTCGCTGCACGAGACCGTCCTGTACGCGGGTACCGAGACGTCGATGTGGTACGCGAACCACATCGAGGCCGTGCTCTGCGTGGAGGGCGAGGCCGAACTGACCGATGACGAGACCGGCGAGAAGCACTGGATCACGCCGGGGACGATGTACCTGCTGGACGGCCACGAGCGCCACACCATGCGCCCCAAGACCGACTTCCGGTGCGTCTGCGTCTTCAACCCTCCCGTCACCGGACGGGAGGACCACGACGAGAACGGCGTCTACCCGCTGCTGACCGAACCCGAGGAGGTCTGA
- the ectB gene encoding diaminobutyrate--2-oxoglutarate transaminase — translation MTITQPDLSVFETVESEVRSYCRGWPTVFDRAQGSRMYDEDGHAYLDFFAGAGSLNYGHNNPVLKRALIDYLERDGVTHGLDMSTAAKRAFLESFQNLILRPRDLPYKVMFPGPTGTNAVESALKLARKVKGREAIVSFTNAFHGMSLGSLAVTGNAFKRAGAGIPLVHGTPMPFDNYFDGKVPDFLWFERLLEDQGSGLNKPAAVIVETVQGEGGINVARPEWLRALAELCKRQDMLLIVDDIQMGCGRTGAFFSFEEAGVTPDIVTVSKSISGYGLPMSLCLFKPELDIWEPGEHNGTFRGNNPAFVTAAAALQTYWADGSAMEKQTLARGEQVEQALISITEENLADVKEYRGRGLVWGIEFKDKDRAGRIAQRAFELGLLIETSGPESEVVKLLPALTITPEELDEGLRTLARAVRETA, via the coding sequence GTGACCATCACCCAGCCCGACCTGAGCGTCTTCGAGACCGTCGAGTCGGAGGTGCGCAGCTACTGCCGCGGCTGGCCCACCGTCTTCGACCGGGCGCAGGGCAGCCGCATGTACGACGAGGACGGCCACGCGTACCTGGACTTCTTCGCCGGCGCCGGCTCACTCAACTACGGCCACAACAACCCCGTACTCAAACGGGCGTTGATCGACTATCTGGAGCGGGACGGCGTCACGCACGGGCTCGACATGTCGACGGCCGCCAAGCGCGCCTTCCTGGAGTCCTTCCAGAACCTGATCCTGCGCCCGCGTGACCTGCCGTACAAGGTCATGTTCCCGGGCCCGACGGGCACCAACGCCGTGGAGTCCGCGCTCAAGCTGGCGCGGAAGGTGAAGGGGCGCGAGGCCATCGTGTCCTTCACCAACGCCTTCCACGGCATGTCGCTGGGCTCGCTCGCCGTGACCGGCAACGCCTTCAAGCGCGCCGGCGCCGGGATACCCCTCGTGCACGGCACGCCCATGCCGTTCGACAACTACTTCGACGGCAAGGTCCCGGACTTCCTCTGGTTCGAGCGGCTCCTGGAGGACCAGGGCTCCGGCCTCAACAAGCCCGCGGCCGTGATCGTCGAGACCGTGCAGGGCGAGGGCGGCATCAACGTCGCGCGTCCCGAGTGGCTGCGCGCCCTGGCCGAGCTGTGCAAGCGGCAGGACATGCTGCTCATCGTCGACGACATCCAGATGGGCTGCGGCCGTACGGGCGCGTTCTTCTCCTTCGAGGAGGCGGGCGTCACACCGGACATCGTCACGGTTTCCAAGTCCATCAGCGGGTACGGGCTCCCCATGTCCCTGTGCCTGTTCAAGCCCGAGCTGGACATCTGGGAGCCGGGCGAGCACAACGGCACGTTCCGCGGCAACAACCCCGCGTTCGTCACGGCCGCCGCGGCCCTCCAGACGTACTGGGCCGACGGATCCGCCATGGAGAAGCAGACCCTCGCCCGCGGTGAGCAGGTCGAGCAGGCGCTGATCTCCATCACCGAGGAGAACCTCGCCGACGTCAAGGAGTACCGCGGGCGGGGCCTCGTCTGGGGCATCGAGTTCAAGGACAAGGACCGCGCCGGGCGCATCGCACAGCGCGCCTTCGAGCTCGGGCTGCTCATCGAGACGTCGGGCCCGGAGAGCGAGGTCGTCAAGCTGCTTCCGGCCCTGACGATCACGCCCGAGGAGCTCGACGAGGGGCTGCGTACCCTCGCCCGCGCCGTACGGGAAACCGCCTGA
- the ectA gene encoding diaminobutyrate acetyltransferase, whose product MTAAHADLQAEFLEMPEGLRIDRPDVADGSALWRIAKDSKTLDLNSSYSYLLWCRDFAGTTAVARAADGTPVGFITAYVRPERPHTLLVWQVAVDAAYRGRGLAARMLDGLTARVTDEYGVTGIETTISPGNTASERLFTSYAQRHGADLEREVLFEAGLFPDAPHDPEVLYRIGPLSH is encoded by the coding sequence ATGACCGCCGCACACGCAGACCTGCAAGCGGAATTCCTGGAAATGCCCGAGGGACTGCGGATCGACCGCCCGGACGTGGCGGACGGGTCCGCACTCTGGCGCATCGCCAAGGACTCCAAGACCCTCGACCTGAACTCCTCGTACAGCTATCTGCTGTGGTGCCGTGACTTCGCCGGCACCACGGCGGTGGCACGAGCCGCCGACGGGACGCCCGTCGGCTTCATCACCGCGTACGTGCGGCCCGAGCGCCCGCACACCCTCCTCGTCTGGCAGGTGGCCGTCGACGCGGCGTACCGCGGGCGCGGGCTGGCCGCGCGCATGCTCGACGGACTGACCGCACGCGTCACGGACGAGTACGGGGTGACCGGCATCGAGACGACGATCTCCCCCGGCAACACCGCCTCCGAACGCCTGTTCACCTCGTATGCGCAGCGCCACGGCGCGGACCTCGAGCGTGAGGTCCTGTTCGAGGCAGGGCTGTTCCCCGACGCCCCGCACGACCCCGAGGTCCTGTACCGCATCGGCCCCCTCTCCCACTGA